The following are from one region of the Salicibibacter kimchii genome:
- the atpE gene encoding F0F1 ATP synthase subunit C produces the protein MAQLAAGIAAGLAAIGGAIGVAIIVKAVLEGVARQPELRGSLQTLMFIGIPLAEAVPIIAIAISFMLVFGIGG, from the coding sequence ATGGCTCAATTGGCAGCAGGGATTGCAGCAGGACTCGCGGCGATTGGCGGAGCGATCGGCGTCGCGATTATCGTAAAAGCCGTATTGGAAGGAGTAGCTCGTCAACCAGAACTCAGGGGATCATTACAAACGCTAATGTTCATTGGTATTCCGCTTGCAGAAGCCGTCCCGATTATCGCCATCGCGATTTCTTTCATGCTAGTCTTCGGCATTGGCGGATAA